From a region of the Chrysiogenia bacterium genome:
- a CDS encoding VOC family protein: MERPFRVLGIQQIAVGAADKSALTKLWVDTFGLEVTGNYKSEKENVDEDIAVMGKGPFKVEVDLMQPIDPEKSPKVHNPPLNHIGLWIDDIHKAVEWLTGQGVRFTPGGIRKGAAGYDVTFIHPKGNEESPIGGAGVLIELVQAPQEVIDAFSKLA; the protein is encoded by the coding sequence ATGGAACGACCCTTTCGCGTGCTGGGCATCCAGCAGATCGCCGTCGGCGCCGCCGACAAGTCCGCGCTCACCAAGCTGTGGGTGGACACCTTCGGCCTCGAAGTGACCGGCAACTACAAGAGTGAAAAAGAGAACGTCGACGAAGACATCGCCGTGATGGGCAAGGGCCCCTTCAAGGTGGAGGTGGATCTCATGCAGCCCATCGACCCCGAGAAGAGCCCCAAGGTGCACAACCCGCCGCTCAACCACATCGGCCTGTGGATCGACGACATCCACAAGGCCGTCGAATGGCTCACCGGGCAGGGCGTGCGCTTTACCCCCGGCGGCATCCGCAAGGGCGCCGCGGGATACGACGTCACCTTCATTCACCCCAAGGGCAATGAAGAGTCACCCATCGGCGGCGCCGGCGTGCTCATCGAGCTTGTGCAGGCCCCCCAGGAAGTGATCGACGCCTTCTCCAAGCTGGCGTAA
- a CDS encoding nitronate monooxygenase has translation MKTRFTEMFGIEHPIIQGGMMHVGRAELVSAVANAGALGFMTALTQPTPEDLTKEIAKCRDMTDKPFGVNLTILPTIKPTPYDEYAQAAVEAGIKIIETAGRNPEPFMPMFKKAGVKVIHKCTSVRHGVKAQALGVDAVSIDGFECAGHPGEDDIPGLILLPAAADQITIPIVASGGFGDGRGLAAALALGAEAINMGTRFMATKEAPVHENLKKMMVESDERQTALIFRTLKNTARVFKNSVAEKVVEIEAKPGDTNFQDLAPLVMGTKGRVVMDEGDMEAGIWSAGMVIGLIHDIPTCDELVGRIVKDATDIINGRLKEMVN, from the coding sequence ATGAAGACACGCTTTACCGAAATGTTTGGAATCGAACACCCGATCATCCAGGGCGGCATGATGCACGTGGGCCGCGCCGAGCTCGTCTCGGCCGTGGCGAACGCCGGCGCGCTGGGATTCATGACGGCGCTCACCCAGCCCACGCCCGAGGACCTGACCAAGGAAATCGCCAAGTGCCGTGACATGACCGACAAGCCCTTCGGCGTGAACCTCACGATTCTGCCGACGATCAAGCCGACCCCCTACGACGAATACGCGCAGGCCGCCGTCGAGGCGGGCATCAAGATCATCGAGACGGCGGGCCGCAACCCCGAGCCCTTCATGCCGATGTTCAAGAAGGCGGGCGTGAAGGTCATCCACAAGTGCACCTCGGTCCGTCACGGCGTGAAGGCGCAGGCGCTCGGCGTCGACGCAGTGAGCATCGACGGCTTCGAGTGCGCGGGTCATCCCGGCGAGGACGACATCCCGGGTCTCATCCTGCTGCCGGCCGCTGCCGACCAGATCACGATTCCCATCGTCGCCTCGGGCGGCTTTGGTGACGGCCGCGGCCTGGCCGCCGCGCTGGCGCTGGGCGCCGAGGCCATCAACATGGGCACGCGCTTCATGGCAACCAAGGAAGCCCCCGTGCACGAGAATCTCAAGAAGATGATGGTCGAGTCCGACGAGCGCCAGACCGCGCTCATCTTCCGCACCCTCAAGAACACCGCGCGCGTCTTCAAAAACTCGGTCGCCGAGAAGGTGGTCGAGATCGAGGCCAAACCCGGTGATACCAACTTCCAGGACCTCGCGCCGCTGGTCATGGGGACCAAGGGCCGCGTCGTCATGGACGAGGGCGACATGGAAGCCGGCATCTGGTCGGCGGGCATGGTGATCGGCCTCATCCACGACATCCCGACCTGCGACGAGCTGGTGGGGCGGATCGTCAAGGATGCCACCGACATCATCAACGGCCGCCTCAAGGAAATGGTGAACTGA